Within the Anguilla anguilla isolate fAngAng1 chromosome 19, fAngAng1.pri, whole genome shotgun sequence genome, the region CCCATTGCACTGTGTTCCTTGTCAGATGAATAAAAACGACATTTGAGTCAAATATGCACGAGTCATCTTGGTAATGCTGCTGCAGTGCTTCTCGAACGGATCCCAGAGGAATGTTTTTGTGTCACACCGATGTTTTCCGTTTCGCTGAGATCTTGTCCCCGACAGTACATCAAACCTCCAACGGAGTCTACAAGTGCAATTATCGCAACTACAACAGACAGCAACGTGCCAAGCACGTATATCTTGAGGATCCCGCCCATCGTCACAAAACTGTCCACTGCTGGGTCCCTGTGTGCGATAAAGGAACAGTTGGGAACTACAACATACAACATGGCCGCCACACTGCTcgtggagatctacagtcctacagttttcagttttcatttcaaccctaatttaacacaatttaaacatgtccctactaattagcagctcaacgagacaCCAGTTGATTACggttggagtttttttttttttttttaaacctacagGACCgcagatctccagggacaggctTCAGCTGCCTTACAGTAACACGGAAGCGCAACTCAAACCACGTTTCAGACCACAGTTTGTGGCATTGTTAGCCGACTTATTCATGGTCGAGAATTACAACACTTGAGAAGTTGCGAGTGCAACCTGACCTCGCTACATATTAAGCGGCCACAACTACATGTATCCGATGAATAGCTATAGTTATAATCGCCATTAAATGTAATCTCACGAGCGATTGTACCGAAATCTTACCTCGATCGTTTTTTGAGGCGAGTCTTCGAGGTTTATGTGGGCTACTTTCTCCCAGAAACGAAAATTATGTCGGTATCGTTTCCGTAACTAGAGGGCTACCAAACTGCATGCGTATGGTTACGGTTTTATGTTCGGCACTTCCTCCTTTAACGGCGACCAATGCTAGTGGCATTGCTCTGAGACTGGGAAATTCCAAACTGTCGTAGACTTTCAAGGAAAGTACCACACTATTACAACACTTGATGCCGATCGGGTATCACATGACGAACATTAATACAATGTCACCGTTCACCCGCTCATATCGTGCACTTCGACGCAAGCTTAGCCCTAAGGAGCGTTAGTTAACTGAAAATGTAACGTTAATAACCGGTCCAGGTCCATGTGTTAAACCGACGTAATTTGAGAAGAACACATTTCCAAGGCATTTAAATATTCGGAATATTCCTGAATCGGAAATTAAGGGCTTTTGGGTGCATTTGGTGGGCTATGAACAGATGAGATAATTTCTATAAATTTACATTTGTCACATCAGCATAGCAAATGTTTTACGCCTACCTGGTGCAGCCGTTTTTAGACAGATTTCGAAGTCGTTTCATATCAGTTGTGCTCAACCTTGAGCGgctaattagaatcaggtgtgccaaattagtgttgaaatgaaaacctgcaggactgtagctctccagggaaCAGGGATGAGCAGCcctattttaaataaaccatttaCAGTCTGTAAAGTCCCGATCTTTATTCTTGGTCCTGGGTAGCctccgcagggtctgctggtcttAGTTAATCAGCACGGTGGATTACGCAGTCAGCCCACCTcatctggtttcttgggtctgaattagtAGCTGATGTCAGggcgaaaacaaaaaccagcagacccatggggacatttttaaagggaaataatttaatactgatttttgaataattttatttcccaaTTATATAAGGCTTACCTAAACCTACTTCACATACAGATATACGAATGCCTTCGTTTTTATAAAACATGTATaatgaagtcattttttatGACAAGATATAATTGGTTTCTCCTTTACAGTTTTCTTGTTCACAGGGCACAAATTCAGAggtgttctgggttttactcagcgcagttatccagctaactccaTGACCCTGTGTCCTGAAATACCCccccaacttctgctcttaattatttgaTCAGTCCACCATTTAGTCACTAATATTTTAGACACATTCTTTGATAAgttcatgaatgacagctgaaaacTGTCACTGTGAAACATCCTGGCTAACACAAGATGTCCTCACAACATGACCGCAATGTTTTGTCCACGTTATAACACTACCGCCAGACGGCAGCAATAATGTGAGAAACATTAGCAGGGATCGTATTGCGCTCTGATCTAAACCAGAATAAGTGTATCCAGCTAATCGTCTAATTTAGCCAAGTGTAACAGTGGTAACgaaaacctgcaaacacaccagCTCCGCAGGGGTGGAATTTCCCTCCACCTGCATCCTTTTAGTCTCCGGCATCCAAGCCGTCCGCAGGCTCTCGGCAAACCGAGGTTCCCGGATCCAAATCCATCTCGGCGCCTTCGTTACTACGCCCCACCTGCTCCGAGTCGCTGGCCTCTGCGTCCGAATCGGACCCGGGGCTTCGGTTGCCAGTTCCCGATTCGAAAACGGGGCTTCGGTTGCCAGATTCCGACCCCTCCTTCACGCCACGTTTACCGGACTCTGCCGTCACGCTCGGGTCGTGGTCAAAGTTGCAGATCCAGCTTCGTTGGCGCTCCTCTCCGTCGTTCAGCTGTAAAAATTCGATGCCCTCTGAAAGCCAGAAGATCAGTTCGGTCACTCGCAGTCACGCCGTTGCGGCGCAGGGGCGTCCTGAATAAAACCACGGCTGCGCTCCTTGCTTACAGTCGGCAGACCGTTTTCAATGCGCCGTGCTTTTCTCAACCAGCCTTCTGCAAACAGCTGAGCCTGTACTAAAGGTTCAGAGGCTTCCTCCACAGGATTTCACCAGCACCACATCAGGAATCTGAACTGTGAACGCGCTGCTCATAAATAATAAGTGGACGTTATAggttatttacaaaaaaacaaaaaaaatttcatgaCGCACCTGAGCTGgattctccctctttcctctcagAGAGGAAGGTGCGCTGCATCATGAGCTTCTTCACGGTGTGGCACTTGTACTTGAGTTTGGGGCTGGACTCTGCCTCACCGTCTGTAATGGCCCAACATAAGGAAGGCAGGAAAACTTCAGGGCTTCcgtactttttattttttattttttaatccagaGAGCTGTTCTATTCAAACAgcaatgtgaaacaaaaaaaatctgtaatggttttaattttaatttttttaattgagacTTTTAGCATTTAGAATGTTCTACAAATGGCCTCCTAAGTTTAATTTACTCAATTAAgtcagaaaaaataattttatattacgGATTGCTTGCAGTCCTTTTTTACATTGTCACTCAGAGGCAGAAATTTTGAAAACAGGATTAGAATTTCTAAATTTAATAGTGAGGTTGTGATTCGTTTTGCAGTTTCAAAGATGTAGGTGACAAATACTCACTACTGCCACTGCTTTCTTCAAATATCACACAAGTAGCCAGAGCATCTGCCATAAGGAGTGGAAAAATGTTTCATCGTTCAGTGACAATAATCATATCACAGTGCAAACGCTATTGCAGTGTCTGTAAAAAGTTGCTACTATAAGCATTAACCTCGACAACTTGTATCCCAAGGCTAAGGTgtataaacacatatacacttACTTGTACATACATACGGATTCAAATGTCTTGCTTGGAGGTTGGTAATTTATAGGTTACCATGACtatacaaaaatacactgcatggcGGTCAGCCAAATTGAATCAAGCATTAGACCAAGCCctgcaatattaatttcacacacagcttaaactgtaaactacaaTGGCCCAAACTGCTTCCTAGTGGTCTTGTGGAGATAAAAAATGCAACATCCCTCAGGAAAAGTTATGcttatgtataaataaattaaggtATAAATTTCTCACACCTACCTTCATATTCCCCTGCAAATACATAATTTCCCACTTGCATCATAGGTTGTTCGGTGTCTATCCCCTTGggtcaaataaagaaaatgtattaacaaTTAATTTAAGGTCATCCTATTAATCCAGTGTAAGATATTCTGTTCATGTGCGATTTCTAGATTACTTTAGCCACAAAACGGACAAATGACGCAATTGGCTTAAATGATCAGGAAATGATAACTTACCACAACTTTTAATTTCCCCTGACATTTGGTTAGAAAGTCTGAATTTATCATTCCTGACAGCTCGACCACAACGAGCTGCTCCTGATGGGACGGGAAGACAACAAAGATACTTCACATGAGTAAAGAAAGTTTATAAATTAAATGCTATTGTTTAAAGAAAGGTACCACGCTAAATCCAAGCATGTCAATCAATCatcaaatgcataaaaacaaagTGACAACTTGTAGTTCTTGAATGTCAGCTAGTTACAGTGTCACCAAGCTACCCCTTTCTGGAGTAAGTTAACTATGTGTATAGCTACTATTCATTCTTATTGAAATTGGCTAGTTTTCTGGCTAGTTAGTAAGCTTAAAAGCATACGATTGTAGCCATTTAGCAAACACGGGACCAACATAGTTAATTACCATGTTACTGCCAATCTAgtgcaacaaaaaatatatactcagCGTTTGTACGCAGTTTTAACAAGTAGTTACAGGAATGCTAGCAGCCACTCACTGTGGAACTGCGCTATGTAGGTAGTTAGCTCGCTAGCTAGTTATTATCGAGAGAAACTGGGAATGTATCATAAATTTAGTATCATTATGGCACGAATGCGCCCCTGACCTCTTCTTCCCATTCATCCTCCATGTTGGGGTAAACTTTTTCAGCCTCTTTGACAACAATTCCTTTTTTAATCCTGAAATGAGCGTTTGAAAATATCTAGCTATCACCGTGGGCAGCCATGTCTTTTCAGGTCGGCCGCGCGAAGTCGCACAATGACGAACATCCGGTTTAcgattttcaaaataaatgtcacaaaaataaaatgattgcacTCTCGATAAAGGCGCAAAGAAGCAAAGAAagctgcataaataaaataggTATTGcctgctcagaaaaaaatggtaaaattatattattttacatcaaTACAGAGAAAACGATTTTGTTTAAAAGTAATATCTTTCCAGGAGgtatttcataattattcacacctcaaataattattttaaatacaacaaaacCAAACCTGCCCTAATATGTTAAGCTTAAGTGCAGTATCCTAGGACATTGTGGCCTCCTACAGCTTGTTTCACGGGGGTATAAAAATGAAGTAACACACATAAATCCATGCCTGTGTTCCCTGTTTATTATTACagaatataaattataattacagAAATGGCATTACAGTTGATTCCACTGAGTCATTAAGCCacatgagaacaaaaaaaaattgttcaagACTTGTTTCATAGTTTTCAAAatctttatctttaaaaaaagtgtgaatCCGTTGGGAAGGTACTgcactttgtttttcatgttagtATAAACAGCAGGAATAATTTTAATCTGTGATGACTCACCTTTGACATTACGTGCTCCTACGGTTGAGTTGGTGTCCCCAGCAACTGTTGCCCAGCATTGCCATTTAATACAAGCTCACTGACAAACAAATATCTGAACAAGGAGGGGGAAATTTTAACAGCAATCACGGCACGACAGATGTTTTTTATATCCAGACTGTTCTTCAAAAAGAGTTTGATGTCAATTGTGGCCTTATTTGTTAAAAGTATAATTAAAAGTTTGCCCAAACTTTGTTCATGAACAACAAGCTGATAGCACAAAGAACTCTCCACAACTTGAGATAAATTCACAGAATAAGAATTGTATCATTgaggaaaatactttttaatatcTCCTGAATCaattcaaaaatcaaaat harbors:
- the gtf3c6 gene encoding general transcription factor 3C polypeptide 6, which produces MEDEWEEEEQLVVVELSGMINSDFLTKCQGKLKVVGIDTEQPMMQVGNYVFAGEYEDALATCVIFEESSGSNGEAESSPKLKYKCHTVKKLMMQRTFLSERKEGESSSEGIEFLQLNDGEERQRSWICNFDHDPSVTAESGKRGVKEGSESGNRSPVFESGTGNRSPGSDSDAEASDSEQVGRSNEGAEMDLDPGTSVCREPADGLDAGD